The Streptomyces spororaveus genome includes a region encoding these proteins:
- a CDS encoding GTP-binding protein, whose translation MACVNDCDTHAPEAVGAPPATLKILVAGGFGAGKTTFVGAVSEIEPLSTEELLSGVGASSDPLHGVEEKTTTTVALDFGRITLDERHVLYLFGTPGQHRFWFLWEELCAGALGAVVLADTRRLADCFPAVDFFERRGIAFIVAVNEFDGGHRYGPDEVREAVGLGPEVPVVRCDARLASSGTGALAALVRHLLCMSTASSSSSESGEPL comes from the coding sequence ATGGCCTGCGTAAACGACTGTGACACCCACGCCCCGGAGGCTGTCGGGGCTCCGCCCGCGACCTTGAAGATCCTGGTCGCGGGCGGGTTCGGGGCGGGCAAGACCACCTTCGTGGGCGCGGTGAGCGAGATCGAACCGCTGAGCACGGAGGAACTGCTCAGCGGAGTGGGCGCGAGTTCCGACCCGCTGCACGGCGTCGAGGAGAAGACCACGACGACCGTCGCCCTCGACTTCGGCCGGATCACCCTGGACGAGCGACACGTGCTCTACCTCTTCGGCACCCCGGGACAGCACCGCTTCTGGTTCCTCTGGGAGGAGCTGTGTGCGGGAGCGCTGGGGGCGGTGGTGCTCGCCGACACCCGCCGACTGGCCGACTGCTTCCCTGCCGTGGACTTCTTCGAGCGGCGCGGGATCGCCTTCATCGTCGCCGTCAACGAGTTCGACGGCGGTCACCGCTACGGGCCCGACGAGGTCCGGGAGGCGGTGGGGCTCGGGCCCGAGGTGCCCGTCGTACGGTGCGACGCGCGCCTCGCGAGCTCCGGGACGGGGGCGCTGGCCGCCCTCGTCCGCCACCTGTTGTGCATGTCCACAGCCAGTTCTTCGTCTTCGGAGTCGGGGGAACCGTTATGA
- a CDS encoding lipase family protein — MSCAVSDLLAGRSLPSRPPSRPPQPARARRPARPTPAPAASCRTGPRFLIAYAVGPSPATRCSTRPAPRPAFPRPGCRPTPRSAELQGSCAPELQVKGTATGGVPADLLKVADFINGSYSSGLIFMAAAGQDAAFPELKLDFLPQPGRQGAGERHEGRLRRHRRDRRGPLRGP; from the coding sequence GTGAGCTGTGCGGTCAGCGACCTTCTTGCCGGTCGGTCGCTGCCTTCTCGGCCGCCGTCCCGGCCACCACAGCCCGCACGGGCGAGGAGGCCGGCCAGGCCAACGCCCGCCCCGGCGGCATCGTGCCGCACCGGCCCGCGCTTCCTGATCGCGTATGCCGTCGGCCCTTCGCCGGCCACGCGATGCTCGACGCGGCCGGCGCCGCGACCCGCCTTCCCGAGACCGGGCTGTCGGCCAACACCACGGTCGGCCGAGCTGCAGGGCTCGTGCGCACCGGAGTTGCAGGTCAAGGGCACGGCGACGGGCGGCGTCCCGGCCGACCTGCTGAAGGTGGCCGACTTCATCAACGGCTCCTACAGCTCCGGCCTGATCTTCATGGCCGCCGCCGGCCAGGACGCCGCCTTCCCGGAGCTGAAGCTCGACTTCCTACCTCAGCCCGGCCGGCAAGGTGCGGGTGAACGGCATGAAGGACGGCTGCGTCGCCACCGACGCGATCGCCGCGGACCGCTTCGAGGGCCTTGA
- a CDS encoding glyceraldehyde-3-phosphate dehydrogenase → MTVNEDSFTSWKNREEIAESMIPIIGKLHRERDVTILLHSRSLVNKSVVSILKTHRFARQIAGEELSVTETLPFLQVLTTLDLGPSQIDIGMLAAEYKSDDRGLSVAEFTADAVAGATGPNKIERGDGRDVVLYGFGRIGRLVARLLIEKAGSGNGLRLRAIVVRQGGDQDIVKRASLLRRDSIHGQFQGTITVDEATSTIIANGNAIKVIYANDPSEVDYTEHGIKDAILIDNTGKWRDREGLSKHLRPGIDKVVLTAPGKGDVPNIVHGVNHDTIKPDEQILSCASCTTNAIVPPLKAMDDEYGVLRGHVETVHSFTNDQNLLDNYHKADRRGRSAPLNMVITETGAASAVAKALPDLKAPITGSSIRVPVPDVSIAILSLRLGRETTREEVLDYLRDVSLHSPLKRQIDFTTAPDAVSMDFVGSRHSSIVDAGATKVDGDNAILYLWYDNEFGYSCQVIRVVQHVSGVEYPTYPVPAV, encoded by the coding sequence GTGACTGTCAATGAGGACTCGTTCACCAGCTGGAAGAACCGCGAGGAGATCGCGGAGTCGATGATCCCGATCATCGGGAAGCTGCACCGGGAGCGGGACGTCACGATCCTGCTCCACAGCCGCTCCCTGGTGAACAAGTCGGTGGTCAGCATCCTCAAGACCCACCGATTCGCCCGCCAGATCGCCGGTGAGGAGCTCTCGGTCACCGAGACGCTGCCCTTCCTGCAGGTTCTGACGACGCTCGATCTCGGCCCGTCCCAGATCGACATCGGCATGCTCGCCGCGGAGTACAAGAGCGACGACCGCGGCCTCTCGGTCGCCGAGTTCACCGCCGACGCCGTCGCCGGCGCCACCGGCCCGAACAAGATCGAGCGCGGCGACGGCCGCGACGTCGTCCTGTACGGCTTCGGCCGTATCGGCCGCCTCGTCGCCCGCCTGCTGATCGAGAAGGCCGGCTCCGGCAACGGCCTGCGCCTGCGCGCCATCGTGGTCCGCCAGGGCGGCGACCAGGACATCGTCAAGCGCGCCTCGCTGCTGCGCCGCGACTCGATCCACGGCCAGTTCCAGGGCACGATCACCGTCGACGAGGCGACCAGCACGATCATCGCCAACGGCAACGCCATCAAGGTGATCTACGCGAACGACCCGTCCGAGGTGGACTACACCGAGCACGGCATCAAGGACGCCATCCTCATCGACAACACGGGCAAGTGGCGTGACCGCGAGGGTCTGTCCAAGCACCTGCGCCCCGGCATCGACAAGGTCGTGCTGACCGCTCCGGGCAAGGGCGACGTCCCGAACATCGTCCACGGCGTCAACCACGACACCATCAAGCCGGACGAGCAGATCCTGTCCTGCGCCTCCTGCACCACCAACGCGATCGTCCCGCCGCTCAAGGCCATGGACGACGAGTACGGTGTCCTGCGCGGTCACGTGGAGACCGTCCACTCGTTCACGAACGACCAGAACCTGCTGGACAACTACCACAAGGCCGACCGTCGCGGCCGCTCCGCGCCGCTCAACATGGTCATCACCGAGACCGGCGCCGCCTCGGCCGTCGCCAAGGCGCTGCCCGACCTCAAGGCCCCGATCACCGGCAGCTCGATCCGCGTCCCCGTCCCGGACGTCTCGATCGCCATCCTGAGCCTGCGCCTGGGCCGTGAGACCACCCGCGAAGAGGTCCTCGACTACCTCCGCGACGTCTCGCTGCACTCGCCGCTCAAGCGTCAGATCGACTTCACCACGGCTCCCGACGCCGTCTCCATGGACTTCGTCGGTTCGCGCCACTCCTCGATCGTCGACGCGGGCGCCACCAAGGTGGACGGCGACAACGCCATCCTCTACCTCTGGTACGACAACGAGTTCGGCTACTCCTGCCAGGTCATCCGTGTGGTCCAGCACGTGTCCGGCGTCGAGTACCCGACCTACCCGGTTCCGGCGGTCTGA
- a CDS encoding sensor histidine kinase has product MSGLRAARHAPSRHAVTGPGRQIRPQLVRAAVLPTLAAGLSGAAAVIFTLQLGGGAGDRDARLWPVLTGCALLVVGALAAAVLGAQRAAKAVRDRCEALRRSSVRGRGELRTAADRLERGETPPRPVRGGPSSPPPGADPAGMDEFWLLSQELRGAREQAHTTLLRLAGPAAPTDSERKVEVFVNLARRLQSLVHREISLLDELEDTVEDPDLLKELFHVDHLATRIRRHAENLAVLGGASSRRQWTRPIDLSEVLRSSVAEVEQYTRVKVVPPAGASVRGHAVADVVHLLAELVENATVFSAPDTDVVLRAERVTAGIAVEVEDRGLGMPAEEQHRMNALLGDPDQISVRHLLADGRIGLFVVSALARRHGIAVELKSNIYGGVLAVLVLPQELLGAEAPTAADAAGGSRATSWGTGLGSAGPPLEPVRMPPLPTPSPEPRRTFEGPGTGAPHEPEPYPTPAPARGPDPARGPEPARAPEPAAPSPSASAPVPAAPSVPLAGAGPRPEPGAATPPEPVPHAVPRPRPEPRPQPRPASLPAPRSGAADGPGAVAWSAPVADPRVGPAPGSPNGAVAWSAPAPAPEPQPAADTAPAAGDRPRLPRRRAQEHLAPQLREAPAPRRAADPEQPVHDPGLMAAFQRGFGLAQSENQV; this is encoded by the coding sequence ATGTCCGGACTCCGCGCAGCCCGCCACGCCCCGTCGAGACACGCCGTCACCGGTCCCGGCCGGCAGATACGTCCTCAGCTGGTGCGCGCCGCCGTACTGCCCACGCTCGCCGCGGGGCTCAGCGGCGCCGCCGCGGTGATCTTCACCCTTCAGCTCGGCGGGGGAGCCGGCGACCGCGACGCCCGGCTGTGGCCGGTGCTCACCGGCTGCGCCCTCCTGGTGGTGGGCGCCCTCGCCGCGGCCGTGCTCGGGGCCCAGCGCGCCGCCAAGGCCGTACGGGACCGGTGCGAGGCGCTGCGCCGCTCCAGCGTGCGCGGCCGGGGTGAGCTGCGTACGGCCGCCGACCGGCTGGAACGGGGCGAGACCCCGCCCCGCCCGGTACGCGGTGGCCCGAGTTCACCGCCCCCCGGCGCGGACCCGGCCGGGATGGACGAGTTCTGGCTGCTCTCCCAGGAGCTCCGCGGCGCCCGCGAGCAGGCGCACACGACCCTCCTGCGGCTGGCCGGACCGGCCGCCCCGACCGACAGCGAGCGCAAGGTCGAGGTCTTCGTCAACCTCGCGCGTCGCCTCCAGTCCCTCGTGCACCGCGAGATCTCGCTGCTGGACGAGCTGGAGGACACGGTCGAGGACCCGGACCTGCTCAAGGAGCTCTTCCACGTCGACCACCTCGCCACCCGCATCCGCCGGCACGCCGAGAACCTCGCCGTGCTGGGCGGCGCGTCGTCCCGCCGCCAGTGGACCAGGCCCATCGACCTCAGCGAGGTGCTCCGCTCCTCGGTCGCGGAGGTCGAGCAGTACACCCGGGTCAAGGTCGTGCCCCCGGCCGGCGCCAGCGTCCGCGGGCACGCCGTCGCGGACGTGGTGCACCTGCTGGCCGAACTCGTCGAGAACGCCACGGTGTTCTCCGCCCCCGACACCGACGTGGTGCTGCGTGCCGAGCGGGTCACCGCCGGGATCGCCGTCGAGGTGGAGGACCGGGGACTGGGCATGCCGGCCGAGGAGCAGCACCGGATGAACGCCCTGCTCGGCGACCCCGACCAGATCAGCGTCCGGCACCTGCTGGCGGACGGCCGGATCGGCCTGTTCGTGGTGTCGGCGCTGGCCCGCCGGCACGGGATCGCCGTCGAGCTCAAGTCGAACATCTACGGCGGTGTGCTCGCCGTGCTGGTGCTGCCGCAGGAGCTGCTGGGCGCCGAGGCGCCGACCGCGGCGGACGCGGCGGGGGGCTCGCGGGCCACCTCCTGGGGGACCGGGCTCGGGTCGGCGGGGCCGCCGCTGGAGCCCGTACGGATGCCGCCCCTGCCGACGCCCTCGCCGGAGCCCCGGCGGACGTTCGAGGGCCCGGGGACCGGGGCCCCGCACGAGCCCGAGCCGTACCCCACACCCGCACCCGCTCGTGGTCCCGATCCCGCTCGTGGCCCCGAACCCGCTCGTGCTCCCGAACCCGCAGCGCCGTCGCCGTCCGCGTCCGCGCCCGTCCCCGCAGCCCCGTCCGTGCCCCTGGCCGGCGCGGGCCCCCGGCCGGAACCCGGCGCGGCGACCCCGCCGGAACCCGTGCCGCACGCGGTTCCCCGGCCCCGCCCGGAGCCCCGGCCGCAGCCCCGTCCCGCGTCCCTGCCCGCGCCCCGGTCCGGGGCCGCGGACGGGCCCGGGGCGGTGGCCTGGTCGGCGCCCGTGGCCGATCCCCGGGTCGGGCCCGCGCCGGGTTCGCCGAACGGGGCGGTGGCCTGGTCGGCGCCGGCCCCGGCGCCCGAACCGCAGCCCGCGGCCGATACCGCTCCCGCCGCGGGTGACCGGCCGCGGCTGCCCCGGCGCCGCGCCCAGGAGCACCTCGCGCCCCAGCTGCGCGAGGCTCCCGCCCCCCGGCGGGCCGCGGACCCCGAGCAGCCCGTGCACGACCCCGGCCTGATGGCCGCCTTCCAACGGGGCTTCGGCCTCGCCCAGTCGGAGAACCAGGTATGA
- a CDS encoding roadblock/LC7 domain-containing protein: MGGEVATKTGGRLSDLDWLLSGLVQRVPYTRSAVLLTADGLVTCVHGMDPDSADHMAALASGLYSLGRSAGSRFANGSDVRQVVVELDSALVFVSAAGSGTCLAVLADREADAGVLGYEMAMLVKSVRPYLAAPPRRPVADAER, translated from the coding sequence ATGGGCGGCGAAGTGGCGACGAAGACCGGCGGCCGGCTCTCCGACCTCGACTGGCTGCTCAGCGGCCTGGTGCAGCGCGTGCCGTACACGCGCAGCGCCGTACTCCTCACCGCCGACGGGCTCGTGACCTGCGTGCACGGGATGGACCCCGACAGCGCCGACCACATGGCCGCCCTCGCGTCCGGGCTGTACTCCCTGGGCCGCAGCGCCGGCTCCCGCTTCGCGAACGGCTCCGATGTCCGGCAGGTCGTGGTCGAACTGGACAGCGCGCTCGTCTTCGTCTCCGCGGCCGGATCCGGAACCTGCCTGGCCGTCCTCGCCGACCGGGAGGCCGACGCCGGGGTGCTCGGCTACGAGATGGCGATGCTGGTCAAGAGCGTACGTCCGTACCTCGCGGCCCCGCCGCGGAGGCCCGTTGCCGACGCGGAGCGATGA
- a CDS encoding phospholipase D family protein — MTRADWLLAPAERGNPATRLDRRRPDGEAWSRGNRARPLVHGATYFAELLAAVRAMGPGDLLLFTDWRGDPDERLDGPGSEIGSVLCRAAERGVVVKGLLWRSHLDGIHFSQEENLRFGKELTEAGAECLLDMRVRPGGSHHQKLVVLRHLGRPELDVAYVGGIDLCRNRNDDATHAGDRQSLPLAPAYGPHPPWHDLQLSLRGPVVGDVEAVFRERWEDPAPLSRSPLTRLREHLHREDIRADPLPRQTPDPARCGTHTVQLLRTYPNRLLRGYPFAPDGERSIARGYTKALRRARALIYLEDQYLWSPHVVDCFARALRRHPRLRLIGVVPTVPEQTGPLTLPMNLIGRIKALDELRRAGGDRVAVYGLENRARTPVYVHAKACVIDDVWASVGSDNINLRSWTHDSELSCAVYDERTDPRSPVDPGGLGDGARVFARELRLELMAEHTDAGAADALCDPVSAFDLFAESAAALDAWHEGGRQGPRPPGRLRRYVPPELGTAQRMLAIPLNRVLVDPDGRPLGMRFRRRF, encoded by the coding sequence GTGACACGCGCCGACTGGCTGCTGGCTCCCGCCGAACGGGGCAACCCCGCGACGCGCCTGGACCGGCGCCGCCCCGACGGTGAGGCCTGGTCCCGGGGCAACCGGGCGCGGCCGCTGGTCCACGGCGCCACGTACTTCGCGGAGCTCCTGGCGGCCGTCCGCGCGATGGGACCGGGCGATCTCCTGCTGTTCACCGACTGGCGCGGCGACCCGGACGAGCGGCTCGACGGCCCCGGTAGCGAGATCGGGAGCGTCCTGTGCCGGGCGGCCGAGCGCGGGGTCGTGGTCAAGGGGCTGCTGTGGCGCTCCCACCTGGACGGTATTCACTTCAGCCAAGAGGAGAACCTCCGCTTCGGCAAGGAGCTCACCGAGGCCGGAGCCGAGTGCCTGCTGGACATGAGGGTGCGACCGGGCGGCTCCCACCACCAGAAACTCGTGGTGCTGCGCCACCTCGGCCGCCCCGAGCTGGACGTCGCCTACGTCGGCGGCATCGACCTCTGTCGCAACCGCAACGACGACGCCACGCACGCCGGCGACCGGCAGTCACTGCCCCTGGCCCCCGCCTACGGGCCCCATCCGCCGTGGCACGACCTCCAGCTCTCCCTGCGCGGCCCGGTCGTGGGCGACGTCGAGGCCGTCTTCCGTGAACGGTGGGAGGATCCGGCTCCGCTCAGCCGGAGCCCGCTCACCCGGCTGCGTGAGCATCTGCACCGTGAGGACATCAGGGCGGACCCGCTGCCGCGGCAGACCCCCGACCCGGCACGGTGCGGCACGCACACGGTGCAGCTGCTGCGGACCTACCCGAACCGGCTGCTGCGCGGCTACCCCTTCGCCCCCGACGGGGAGCGCAGCATCGCGCGGGGGTACACCAAGGCGCTGCGGCGGGCCCGGGCCCTGATCTACCTGGAGGACCAGTACCTGTGGTCGCCCCACGTGGTGGACTGCTTCGCCCGGGCCCTGCGCAGGCATCCGCGGCTGCGGCTGATCGGGGTCGTCCCCACGGTCCCGGAGCAGACGGGTCCGCTCACACTGCCGATGAACCTGATCGGGCGGATCAAGGCTCTGGACGAGCTGCGCAGGGCCGGCGGCGACCGGGTCGCGGTGTACGGCCTGGAGAACCGGGCCAGAACCCCCGTCTACGTCCACGCCAAGGCGTGCGTGATCGACGACGTATGGGCCTCCGTCGGCTCGGACAACATCAACCTCCGTTCCTGGACCCACGATTCCGAGCTCAGCTGCGCCGTGTACGACGAGCGCACCGACCCGCGGAGCCCGGTGGACCCGGGCGGTCTCGGCGACGGGGCGCGGGTCTTCGCCCGGGAACTGCGCCTGGAACTCATGGCCGAGCACACCGATGCCGGGGCGGCGGACGCACTGTGCGACCCTGTGTCCGCTTTCGATCTCTTCGCGGAGAGCGCCGCCGCGCTCGACGCCTGGCACGAGGGCGGCCGGCAGGGCCCGCGGCCGCCGGGCCGGCTGCGCCGGTACGTCCCGCCGGAGCTCGGGACGGCGCAGCGGATGCTCGCCATTCCGCTGAACCGGGTGCTGGTGGACCCCGACGGCCGCCCGCTCGGGATGAGGTTCCGCCGAAGGTTCTGA
- a CDS encoding DUF6243 family protein, translated as MVVAATSHKAGGPLRRPDPSFRRPAPGGSRRTGDRRPRPRGPPQGLLGRILAGESAPAHRCAAVGRGGDVDGEAPGAVLAVGDQIGAACAELTAMTPKASTRGGADSKNVNNPVGQGGGQRKQLSRAERQNNGPAPQPRQAHRRAPCRRPTMPHRTDAPLSRCR; from the coding sequence ATGGTGGTCGCAGCCACGTCGCACAAAGCGGGCGGCCCCCTCCGCCGTCCGGATCCGTCGTTCCGGCGCCCGGCGCCCGGCGGTAGCCGTAGGACGGGGGACCGCCGGCCTCGCCCCCGAGGACCGCCGCAGGGCCTGCTCGGCCGCATCCTGGCCGGGGAATCCGCCCCGGCGCACCGTTGTGCGGCAGTGGGCCGGGGCGGGGACGTCGACGGCGAGGCTCCAGGTGCGGTGCTCGCTGTCGGTGACCAGATCGGGGCAGCCTGTGCCGAGCTGACGGCGATGACACCGAAGGCGTCGACGAGGGGCGGGGCCGACAGCAAGAACGTCAACAACCCCGTGGGCCAGGGCGGCGGCCAGCGCAAGCAGCTGTCCCGCGCCGAACGGCAGAACAACGGTCCGGCACCGCAGCCTCGGCAGGCGCACCGGAGGGCGCCGTGCAGGCGGCCGACGATGCCGCACAGAACTGACGCACCCCTCAGCCGGTGCCGGTGA
- a CDS encoding MFS transporter encodes MSRRLLLLLTLTCAVGVGTVYFPQAVSPLVVTALDESPGSAALVVTAIQIGYTAGIFLLVPLGDRLPHRPFLVTLVTLTGTGLLAAGCAPGLAPLLGAAAVVGVTTVAAQVIGPLAAGLVAADRRGAVLGTLLSGSTGGMLLARTFGGTLGEWLGWRAPYLVAGAVALLLAAVLARTLPDTIPASRRPYPALLAEPLRLLRAEPELRRSCLYQAAVFGAFSAVWTCLALLLTGPAYGLGAHAVGMLALVGAVTMLCTPYAGRLVDRRGADLVNLGCLLGVLVSAGILAAGARGGAAGLAALAGGTLLLDVAMQSGTVANQARVYALRPDARSRLNTAYMTCAYLGGSGGSWLGVRIYGRAGWQGVCALVAVLAALALARHLVAPRGRNARQAGGDGRGAPVPVGIGGPPTAAPPVAAVGRTV; translated from the coding sequence ATGAGCCGCCGGTTGCTCCTGCTCCTCACCCTGACCTGCGCCGTCGGCGTGGGCACGGTCTACTTCCCGCAGGCGGTCAGCCCGCTGGTCGTCACCGCCCTGGACGAGTCGCCCGGCTCCGCCGCCCTCGTGGTGACCGCGATCCAGATCGGCTACACGGCCGGGATCTTTCTGCTGGTGCCGCTCGGCGACCGGCTCCCGCACCGCCCGTTCCTCGTCACCCTGGTGACCCTGACCGGCACCGGCCTGCTGGCGGCGGGCTGCGCGCCGGGGCTGGCCCCGCTCCTCGGCGCCGCGGCCGTCGTCGGTGTGACCACCGTGGCCGCGCAGGTCATCGGCCCGCTGGCGGCCGGGCTGGTGGCCGCCGACCGCCGGGGAGCCGTACTGGGCACCCTGCTGAGCGGTTCGACCGGCGGCATGCTGCTGGCCCGCACCTTCGGCGGGACGCTCGGCGAATGGCTGGGGTGGCGGGCCCCCTACCTGGTCGCCGGGGCCGTGGCCCTGCTGCTGGCGGCCGTCCTGGCCCGCACCCTGCCGGACACCATCCCGGCCTCGCGCCGACCGTACCCGGCGCTGCTGGCCGAGCCGCTGCGCCTGCTGCGCGCCGAACCGGAACTGCGCCGTTCCTGCCTCTACCAGGCGGCGGTCTTCGGTGCCTTCTCGGCGGTCTGGACGTGCCTGGCGCTGCTGCTCACCGGCCCGGCCTACGGGCTGGGCGCGCATGCGGTGGGGATGCTCGCCCTGGTGGGCGCGGTGACCATGCTGTGCACCCCGTACGCCGGGCGCCTGGTGGACCGCAGGGGAGCGGATCTCGTGAACCTCGGCTGCCTGCTCGGGGTCCTCGTCTCGGCCGGGATCCTCGCGGCGGGCGCCCGCGGCGGGGCGGCGGGGCTGGCCGCCCTGGCGGGCGGCACGCTGCTGCTCGACGTCGCGATGCAGTCCGGCACGGTCGCCAACCAGGCCCGGGTGTACGCGCTGCGCCCCGATGCCCGCAGCCGCCTCAACACCGCCTACATGACCTGCGCGTACCTGGGCGGCAGCGGCGGGTCCTGGCTGGGCGTACGGATCTACGGCCGGGCCGGCTGGCAGGGCGTGTGCGCGCTCGTGGCCGTCCTCGCCGCGCTCGCCCTGGCCCGCCACCTCGTGGCGCCGCGCGGCCGCAACGCACGACAGGCGGGGGGCGATGGGCGGGGCGCCCCGGTGCCGGTCGGCATCGGGGGCCCGCCCACCGCCGCCCCGCCTGTCGCAGCCGTCGGCCGAACGGTGTGA
- a CDS encoding MmcQ/YjbR family DNA-binding protein: MTTTAQDVRLIALSLPDSSEKPAWGMPTFRVGGKIFVSLADDDASIGVKCPKEDRAELIAAEPEKFFLRAGHDDHYAWIRVRLAAVRNEAELRSILTDSWLQVAPKRLIAAHPELTGEAG; this comes from the coding sequence ATGACCACGACCGCGCAGGACGTCCGCCTGATCGCGCTGTCGCTGCCGGACAGCAGCGAGAAGCCCGCCTGGGGCATGCCGACCTTCCGGGTGGGCGGGAAGATCTTCGTCTCGCTCGCCGACGACGACGCCTCGATCGGGGTGAAGTGCCCCAAGGAGGACCGGGCCGAGCTGATCGCGGCGGAGCCGGAGAAGTTCTTCCTGCGGGCGGGCCACGACGACCACTACGCCTGGATCCGGGTCCGGCTGGCGGCCGTACGGAACGAGGCCGAGTTGCGCTCCATCCTGACCGATTCCTGGCTGCAGGTGGCCCCGAAGCGCCTGATCGCCGCCCATCCGGAGCTGACCGGCGAGGCCGGCTGA
- a CDS encoding DUF7144 family membrane protein — protein sequence MASDASRPRTGPSQPSAWHAPTSGTTITAGALMVFAGAMGIFEGIAALARDDLFVVTRHYVFEFSLTGWGWVHLIVGIALVVSGCAVFTGALWARFLGVAIAGLGAIANFLWLPYYPWWAVILIAVNLFVVWALCAGMQREADASSPV from the coding sequence ATGGCCAGTGACGCCAGCAGACCCCGGACCGGTCCGTCGCAGCCGAGTGCCTGGCATGCGCCCACGTCGGGTACGACCATCACGGCAGGCGCCCTCATGGTCTTCGCGGGCGCCATGGGGATCTTCGAAGGGATCGCGGCCCTCGCCAGGGACGACCTGTTCGTCGTGACCCGGCACTACGTGTTCGAGTTCAGCCTGACGGGCTGGGGCTGGGTCCACCTGATCGTCGGCATCGCCCTCGTCGTCTCCGGCTGCGCCGTGTTCACCGGAGCCCTGTGGGCGCGCTTCCTCGGTGTGGCCATCGCCGGACTCGGCGCGATCGCCAACTTCCTGTGGCTGCCGTACTACCCGTGGTGGGCCGTGATCCTGATCGCCGTCAACCTGTTCGTGGTGTGGGCGCTGTGCGCGGGCATGCAACGGGAGGCCGACGCGAGCTCGCCCGTCTGA
- a CDS encoding GAF domain-containing protein, translating to MTYYESTGHLLLTPVDREAPARVVRLRELGLGERTDAELDAFARRVSDALGAPYAGVNFIGEERQFFAGLHHTAEAPASAYPARVLARDHGYCPHVVVRRRALVLEDVRDFARFAGNAVVDESGVRSYVGAPLTDRRGIVLGTVCAVDVVPRRWGTEGLATVKALAAELVALVHAREDRRG from the coding sequence ATGACGTACTACGAATCGACCGGACACCTGCTGCTCACGCCGGTGGACCGGGAGGCACCCGCACGCGTCGTCCGGCTGCGGGAGCTGGGTCTGGGGGAGCGTACGGACGCCGAACTGGACGCCTTCGCGAGGCGTGTCTCCGACGCGCTCGGCGCACCGTACGCCGGGGTCAACTTCATCGGAGAGGAACGGCAGTTCTTCGCCGGGCTGCACCACACCGCCGAGGCCCCGGCGAGCGCCTACCCGGCGCGGGTCCTGGCCCGCGACCACGGCTACTGCCCGCACGTGGTGGTGCGGCGGCGGGCGCTGGTACTGGAGGACGTACGGGACTTCGCGCGCTTTGCGGGCAATGCGGTGGTGGACGAGAGCGGGGTGCGCTCCTACGTGGGCGCGCCGCTGACCGATCGCCGCGGGATCGTCCTGGGCACGGTGTGCGCGGTGGACGTGGTGCCCAGGCGGTGGGGGACGGAGGGACTCGCCACCGTGAAGGCGCTCGCGGCGGAACTGGTGGCGCTGGTGCACGCGCGGGAGGACCGGCGGGGGTGA
- a CDS encoding DUF742 domain-containing protein, producing the protein MRARGTGAYAKGRDTPWLDESAGRVMRPYTASGGRTRPGFALDLLSLVTATGARPHVPLGAEHTLVLRMCAGASTVTVAEVAGQLRLPAVVVKVLLSDLIEHGAVMAQAPRFPDGGSFAADDRSLLLAVLDGLRKRL; encoded by the coding sequence ATGAGGGCCCGCGGGACGGGGGCGTACGCGAAGGGCAGGGACACACCGTGGCTCGACGAGTCGGCGGGCCGCGTGATGCGCCCGTACACCGCCAGCGGGGGGCGGACCAGGCCGGGCTTCGCGCTCGACCTGCTCTCGCTGGTGACCGCGACCGGGGCGCGGCCGCACGTCCCGCTCGGGGCGGAGCACACGCTCGTCCTGCGGATGTGCGCGGGCGCCTCCACCGTCACGGTCGCCGAGGTGGCCGGGCAGCTGCGGCTGCCCGCCGTGGTGGTGAAGGTGCTGCTGTCCGATCTGATCGAACACGGGGCCGTCATGGCGCAGGCGCCGCGGTTCCCGGATGGCGGCTCGTTCGCCGCCGACGACCGGTCCCTGCTCCTGGCGGTGCTCGATGGCCTGCGTAAACGACTGTGA